From a region of the Dictyostelium discoideum AX4 chromosome 2 chromosome, whole genome shotgun sequence genome:
- a CDS encoding kinase motif-containing protein (Similar to KMC) has protein sequence MPIKESFKRIKSDHQNQNQDQINYVDENVKENLSTYYLVKRISFEYSFKEFLNSDQYLSIDTSIIFSKNIMNALYYLHSNNIIYADLKPSNILIDSKGIFKLNSINNSILIENNNNNNNNNNNNNNNNNNNNNNNQQIMITSRQQIFNLYNNNIDNDNNNNINESIYYLSPEVLKGYTYSFSSDIWSFGVLLFKCITGYYPFYSNDATKLIESIIYDNYLDPIIRLPSDNNDLIQQQHFNDLISKILEKNPQKRITWPKLFIHPFFKNQQTQQVNEIINKSSNTTLQLLNKSSSSSSSSSSSSSSSSSSSSSSSLSFQQQQQPNNISSPNLENQVIRLNKVKIPPLNISQTNSLNDFSNLIENNNFTRLISEFDHSIDFEASPIISPNRPSSPPLSSLSSCSSSSSSSVPIIFNKTIKDLQLLINNNNNNNNNNNNNNNNNNNNNNNNNYQEIIEYFNFISKFIKTKTTIITKLTLLNYLIDLLLLSNNQYSSIIEKLLIIINEHTILIKQLVQQIKISNDTIIKVKIIHLLGIIIGKSNNLSINSKDSIIQLLEYLNNEISSFNNNNNIQLSLKRKLVSTFGEILFYFSTLDEITLSTKWGILSLEKYINTLLNLFLINDSSSPSSSPPPSSSSSSSSPSSPSSTSPSLLSSIPNPSLFPQISLSSIITTNKAIDKTILLYLIKTFDNLLITRPIYIKYFSIKSKQLLNQFLKYIKDDNNLEDELNNNIKISSSSAFYRIIKQQPILSLSLIDNCNESVMINMIDLNQHWRVQISFLNILFILITINNNFIDDNNNINNINNNNNEFIKKFLEKLYNHYINQKNQINPIVFKKSFIFYSILKDFNNNNFIKIN, from the coding sequence atgCCAATAaaagaatcatttaaaagaataaaatcagatcatcaaaatcaaaatcaagatcaaataaattatgttgatgaaaatgttaaagaaaatttaagtacttattatttagttaaaagaatatcatttgaatattcatttaaagaatttttaaattctgatcaatatttatcaattgatactTCAATTATATtctcaaaaaatataatgaatGCTTTATACTATTTACActctaataatattatatatgcTGATTTAAAAccatcaaatattttaattgattcaaaaggaatatttaaattaaattcaataaataattcaattttaattgaaaataataataataataataataataataataataataataataataataataataataataataataatcaacaaataatgataacatCAAGACaacaaatatttaatttatataataataatattgataatgataataataataatataaatgaatcaatttattatttatcacCAGAGGTTTTAAAAGGATATACATATAGTTTTTCATCAGATATTTGGTCATTTGGtgtattactatttaaatgTATAACTGGATATTATCCATTCTACTCTAATGATGCAACCAAATTAATAGAGTCAATAATATACGACAATTATTTAGATCCAATCATTAGATTACCatctgataataatgatttaatacaacaacaacatttcAATGacttaatttcaaaaattttagagAAAAATCCTCAAAAAAGAATAACATGgccaaaattatttattcatccatttttcaaaaatcaacaaactcaacaagtaaatgaaattataaataaatcttcAAATACAACTTTacaacttttaaataaatcatcatcatcatcatcatcatcatcatcatcatcatcatcatcatcatcatcatcatcatcatcatcattatcatttcaacaacaacaacaaccaaataatatatcatcaccaaatttagaaaatcaaGTTATTAGGTTAAATAAAGTGAAAATTCCACCATTAAATATTTCACAAACAAAtagtttaaatgatttttcaaatttaattgaaaataataattttacaagATTAATTAGTGAATTCGatcattcaattgattttgaagcTTCTCCAATTATATCTCCAAATagaccatcatcaccacctttatcatctttatcatcttgttcttcctcttcttcttcttcagttccaataatttttaataaaacaattaaagatttacaattgttaattaataataataataataataataataataataataataataataataataataataataataataataataataattatcaagaaattattgaatattttaattttatatcaaaatttattaaaactaaaactaCAATTATTACGAaattaacattattaaattatttaatagatttattattattatcaaataatcaatattcatcaattattgaaaaattattaataataataaatgaacatacgatattaataaaacaattagtacaacaaattaaaatttcaaatgatacaattataaaagtaaaaattattcatttattaggTATAATTATTGGAAAGTCAAATAACCtatcaataaattcaaaagattcaataatacaattattagaatacttaaataatgaaatatcatcttttaataataataataatatacaattatcattaaaaaggAAATTAGTATCAACATTtggtgaaattttattttatttttcaacatTGGATGAAATTACACTTTCAACTAAATGGGGTATACTTTCATTAGAGAAATATATAAACACattgttaaatttatttttaataaatgattcatcatcaccatcttcatcaccaccaccatcatcgtcatcatcgtcatcgtcGCCATCATCGCCATCATCTActtcaccatcattattatcatcaataccAAATCCATCATTATTTCCACAAATTTCACTTAGttcaataataacaacaaataaagcaattgataaaactatattattatatttaattaaaacatttgatAATCTATTAATAACACGTccaatttatataaaatatttttcaattaaaagtaaacaattattgaatcaatttttaaaatatataaaggatgataataatttagaagatgaattaaataataatataaaaatttcatcaaGTTCAGCATTTTATAGAATAATTAAACAGCAACCTATTTTATCACtatctttaattgataattgtaaTGAAAGTGTAATGATTAATatgattgatttaaatcaacattGGAGAGTACAAATATCATTTTTGAacattttattcattttaattacaattaataataatttcattgatgataataataatattaataatattaataataataacaatgaatttataaagaaatttttagAGAAATTATATAACCATTATATTaatcaaaagaatcaaattaatccaatagtttttaaaaaatcatttatattttattcaattttaaaagattttaataataataattttattaaaataaattaa
- the erh gene encoding enhancer of rudimentary family protein: MSHTIVLLQTTMGKSSRTFMDYESVNQAIEGICNMYEQRLKQERPNQKNITYDISQLFKFIDSLADLSCLVYTSHINAYTPYNKEWIKTKIINHLQKLAQ; the protein is encoded by the exons atg tcTCACACAATCGTTTTATTACAAACCACCATGGGAAAATCAAGTCGTACCTTTATGGATTACGAATCTGTAAACCAAGCTATTGAAG gTATTTGTAATATGTATGAACAAAGACTTAAACAAGAACGTCCAAATCAGAAAAATATTACCTATGACATTtctcaattatttaaatttatagatAGTTTAGCCGATTTATCATGTTTGGt aTACACATCTCATATCAACGCTTACACACCATACAACAAAGAATggataaaaactaaaatcatCAACCATCTCCAAAAATTAGCTCAATAA
- a CDS encoding discoidin-like protein: protein MTDFSNQDLVPCFAFACLNLRSSSDFDADHGVKQGILNFKYDRKGMGKGGEGWKPSISDRNQFIIASSMIPMKFVKLDLQGSGNSESFVTSYIIRYSLNNKKWYEYKNGEIFKGNTDNESIVSQTLDPPIIARSISIHPVQWKNDIGLRWELYTKEFEELSPQIQMGTISIGDKTLGNEKSPLEYTRKVQFEKEFIGIPKISLGIKSLDYSNINGQHRCSVEAKNVTPKGFDCIFKRYDNLINELSIDFTAAWTDDLIDVNLIHDKEFKNANSLFFYKKSSQPSQ from the exons atgacagaTTTTAGTAATCAAGATTTAGTTCCATGTTTTGCATTTGCATGCTTAAATTTAAGATCTTCAAGTGATTTTGATGCAGACCATGGTGTAAAACAAG gtattctaaattttaaatatgatAGAAAAGGTATGGGTAAAGGAGGTGAAGGATGGAAACCATCAATTAGTGAtagaaatcaatttattattgcATCATCAATGATTCCAATGAAATTTGTTAAATTGGATTTACAAg gatCAGGTAATTCAGAATCATTTGTAACAAGTTATATAATTAGatatagtttaaataataagaaaTGGTATGAATATAAGAAtggtgaaatttttaaaggaAATACTGATAATGAGTCTATTGTAAGTCAGACGTTGGATCCACCAATTATAGCAAGATCAATTTCAATACATCCAGTACAGTGGAAGAACGATATCGGATTACGTTGGGAACTTTATACAAAAGAGTTTGAAGAACTTTCACCACAGATTCAAATGGGTACTATATCAATTGGCGATAAAACTTTGGGAAATGAGAAATCACCTCTAGAGTATACCCGTAAAGttcaatttgaaaaagaGTTTATCGGAATTCCAAAAATATCGTTAGGTATAAAATCATTGGATTACTCGAATATTAATGGTCAACATAGATGTAGTGTCGAGGCAAAGAACGTAACTCCAAAAGGCTTTGATTGCATCTTCAAACGTTATGATAACCTAATCAATGAACTATCCATAGATTTCACTGCTGCTTGGActgatgatttaattgatgtaaatttaattcatgataaagaatttaaaaatgcaaattcattattcttttataaaaaatcttCACAACCAtcacaataa